In Sphaeramia orbicularis chromosome 14, fSphaOr1.1, whole genome shotgun sequence, the following are encoded in one genomic region:
- the LOC115432739 gene encoding vascular endothelial zinc finger 1-like isoform X1, whose protein sequence is MEPSWSTFLFQQANEALHHQHQVAQNSLLPLLNAGTEQVDQKPVLPIQIDQKPPSSAADLLKDNVTGGGGPRPPVPVIKKEHKGKTPFVCGYCNKAFRDSYHLRRHESSHTGIKMVSRPKKTTQTAPTMVPMISTMPRENNGNPSYISTVAGILSTATTSVSSGTSVMTPSAMGNVPQQNIVKKPAKPVKKNHGCEMCGKAFRDVYHLNRHKLSHSDEKPFECPICQQRFKRKDRMTYHVRSHDGGVHKPYVCSVCGKGFSRPDHLSCHVKHVHSSERPFKCQVTACTSAFATKDRLRSHMIRHEGKVTCSICGKMLSAAYITSHLKTHGQTNFNSCNKEGNDVCNSASSTPVTVSAPITTAMNRGNSNNNPVTIAAQMNISTNTVNITSPVSLQHPVTITGPVNIASVNIPASAPMNIAHPVAITTPMPMNIAGPLNIAMRPVDSMPFLSQVLPSSPPW, encoded by the exons CAGGCCAATGAAGCCCTCCACCACCAGCACCAGGTGGCCCAGAACAGCCTGCTGCCTCTTCTCAATGCAGGAACTGAACAAGTTGACCAGAAGCCTGTCCTTCCGATCCAAATAGACCAGAAGCCTCCTTCCAGTGCTGCTGATCTCCTTAAAGACAATGTGACCGGCGGTGGAGGTCCAAGGCCACCTGTGCCTGTGATAAAGAAGGAACACAAAGGTAAAACACCTTTCGTCTGTGGTTACTGTAACAAGGCCTTCCGAGACAGCTACCACCTGCGACGCCATGAGTCCAGTCACACCGGCATCAAAATGGTGTCACGGCCGAAGAAGACCACCCAGACGGCCCCCACCATGGTACCCATGATTTCCACCATGCCACGAGAGAACAACGGCAATCCTTCCTACATCTCGACAGTAGCGGGCATCCTGTCCACGGCGACCACTTCTGTTTCATCAGGCACGAGCGTCATGACCCCGTCTGCCATGGGCAACGTGCCGCAGCAAAACATTGTAAAGAAACCAGCCAAACCGGTCAAGAAAAACCACGGGTGCGAGATGTGCGGCAAGGCCTTTCGCGACGTCTACCACCTGAACCGCCACAAGCTGTCCCATTCAGACGAGAAGCCGTTCGAGTGCCCCATCTGCCAACAACGCTTTAAAAGGAAGGACCGAATGACCTACCACGTCCGCTCTCATGATGGAGGGGTCCACAAGCCTTACGTTTGCTCTGTGTGCGGAAAAGGCTTTTCCAG GCCAGACCACTTGAGCTGCCATGTGAAGCATGTGCATTCCTCAGAAAGACCGTTTAAATGTCAAGTTACG GCCTGTACCTCTGCTTTCGCCACCAAAGACAGACTCCGTTCCCACATGATCAGACACGAAGGCAAGGTCACTTGTAGCATCTGTGGAAAGATGCTGAGTGCCGCCTATATCACCAGCCATTTGAAGACCCACGGACAGACCAACTTTAACTCCTGTAATAAAG AAGGTAACGACGTTTGCAACTCTGCCTCATCTACCCCTGTGACTGTGTCTGCCCCCATCACCACGGCGATGAACCGGGGCAACTCCAACAACAACCCCGTCACCATAGCCGCACAAATGAACATTAGCACCAACACAGTCAACATCACGTCTCCCGTCAGCCTCCAGCACCCGGTCACCATCACCGGGCCGGTCAACATCGCCTCCGTCAACATCCCGGCCTCGGCGCCTATGAATATCGCCCACCCGGTCGCAATAACCACCCCCATGCCCATGAATATAGCCGGGCCGCTCAACATCGCCATGAGGCCAGTGGATAGCATGCCTTTTCTGTCCCAAGTCTTGCCTTCTTCCCCGCCCTGGTAA
- the LOC115432739 gene encoding vascular endothelial zinc finger 1-like isoform X2 has protein sequence MEPSWSTFLFQQANEALHHQHQVAQNSLLPLLNAGTEQVDQKPVLPIQIDQKPPSSAADLLKDNVTGGGGPRPPVPVIKKEHKGKTPFVCGYCNKAFRDSYHLRRHESSHTGIKMVSRPKKTTQTAPTMVPMISTMPRENNGNPSYISTVAGILSTATTSVSSGTSVMTPSAMGNVPQQNIVKKPAKPVKKNHGCEMCGKAFRDVYHLNRHKLSHSDEKPFECPICQQRFKRKDRMTYHVRSHDGGVHKPYVCSVCGKGFSRPDHLSCHVKHVHSSERPFKCQVTACTSAFATKDRLRSHMIRHEGKVTCSICGKMLSAAYITSHLKTHGQTNFNSCNKGNDVCNSASSTPVTVSAPITTAMNRGNSNNNPVTIAAQMNISTNTVNITSPVSLQHPVTITGPVNIASVNIPASAPMNIAHPVAITTPMPMNIAGPLNIAMRPVDSMPFLSQVLPSSPPW, from the exons CAGGCCAATGAAGCCCTCCACCACCAGCACCAGGTGGCCCAGAACAGCCTGCTGCCTCTTCTCAATGCAGGAACTGAACAAGTTGACCAGAAGCCTGTCCTTCCGATCCAAATAGACCAGAAGCCTCCTTCCAGTGCTGCTGATCTCCTTAAAGACAATGTGACCGGCGGTGGAGGTCCAAGGCCACCTGTGCCTGTGATAAAGAAGGAACACAAAGGTAAAACACCTTTCGTCTGTGGTTACTGTAACAAGGCCTTCCGAGACAGCTACCACCTGCGACGCCATGAGTCCAGTCACACCGGCATCAAAATGGTGTCACGGCCGAAGAAGACCACCCAGACGGCCCCCACCATGGTACCCATGATTTCCACCATGCCACGAGAGAACAACGGCAATCCTTCCTACATCTCGACAGTAGCGGGCATCCTGTCCACGGCGACCACTTCTGTTTCATCAGGCACGAGCGTCATGACCCCGTCTGCCATGGGCAACGTGCCGCAGCAAAACATTGTAAAGAAACCAGCCAAACCGGTCAAGAAAAACCACGGGTGCGAGATGTGCGGCAAGGCCTTTCGCGACGTCTACCACCTGAACCGCCACAAGCTGTCCCATTCAGACGAGAAGCCGTTCGAGTGCCCCATCTGCCAACAACGCTTTAAAAGGAAGGACCGAATGACCTACCACGTCCGCTCTCATGATGGAGGGGTCCACAAGCCTTACGTTTGCTCTGTGTGCGGAAAAGGCTTTTCCAG GCCAGACCACTTGAGCTGCCATGTGAAGCATGTGCATTCCTCAGAAAGACCGTTTAAATGTCAAGTTACG GCCTGTACCTCTGCTTTCGCCACCAAAGACAGACTCCGTTCCCACATGATCAGACACGAAGGCAAGGTCACTTGTAGCATCTGTGGAAAGATGCTGAGTGCCGCCTATATCACCAGCCATTTGAAGACCCACGGACAGACCAACTTTAACTCCTGTAATAAAG GTAACGACGTTTGCAACTCTGCCTCATCTACCCCTGTGACTGTGTCTGCCCCCATCACCACGGCGATGAACCGGGGCAACTCCAACAACAACCCCGTCACCATAGCCGCACAAATGAACATTAGCACCAACACAGTCAACATCACGTCTCCCGTCAGCCTCCAGCACCCGGTCACCATCACCGGGCCGGTCAACATCGCCTCCGTCAACATCCCGGCCTCGGCGCCTATGAATATCGCCCACCCGGTCGCAATAACCACCCCCATGCCCATGAATATAGCCGGGCCGCTCAACATCGCCATGAGGCCAGTGGATAGCATGCCTTTTCTGTCCCAAGTCTTGCCTTCTTCCCCGCCCTGGTAA